Proteins found in one Acidobacteriota bacterium genomic segment:
- a CDS encoding iron-containing alcohol dehydrogenase: MVAGGNREGGPDDDQEIEFGARRRRQRARVAYAVGRRAHVDGFTLGRLPRVDFGAGRLAALPATLRAYGEHVLVVTGAGSFTRSRHWAPLEARLRAEGLVWTIVRVHGEPTAPFVDQTVTALRSERVDVVVGIGGGSALDAAKAIAGLLRRGRSVMDHLEGVGPELPYHGPVVPFVAVPTTAGTGSEATRNAVLGVPSAGGLKKSFRDERLVADLALVDPDLLEGCPPAVAASCGMDALTQLLESFASTRASPVTDALAWSGLEALELSFLRFVEQQSEAGVRLGMAYAALVSGMTLSHAGLGIAHGLASPLGGLFPIPHGTACGAVVAAATRVNVAALREREPESPALAKYARVGRLLARVPSLDDRAAADALVATLTGWARAIALPGLGAFGVTPGAYPALVAGARAAASTRTNPVVLTDGEIAAILAASQ; encoded by the coding sequence ATGGTCGCCGGCGGCAACCGAGAGGGCGGCCCGGATGACGACCAGGAGATCGAGTTCGGCGCCCGACGGCGTCGCCAGAGAGCACGCGTCGCGTATGCTGTCGGCCGGAGGGCGCACGTGGACGGATTCACTCTCGGGCGGCTGCCGCGCGTCGACTTCGGAGCCGGGCGACTTGCGGCGCTGCCAGCGACCCTTCGCGCTTACGGCGAGCACGTCCTGGTCGTCACCGGCGCCGGCTCGTTCACGCGCAGCCGGCACTGGGCGCCGCTCGAAGCCCGTCTGCGCGCGGAAGGCCTCGTGTGGACGATCGTGCGCGTCCACGGCGAGCCCACCGCGCCGTTTGTCGACCAGACCGTGACGGCGCTCCGGAGCGAGCGCGTCGACGTCGTGGTGGGCATCGGCGGTGGCAGCGCGCTCGACGCGGCCAAGGCCATCGCAGGACTGCTGCGCCGAGGCCGCTCGGTCATGGATCACCTCGAGGGCGTCGGGCCGGAATTGCCGTACCACGGGCCTGTCGTGCCCTTCGTGGCGGTGCCGACGACGGCCGGCACCGGGTCCGAGGCGACGCGCAACGCGGTGCTCGGCGTGCCGTCGGCGGGCGGCCTCAAGAAGTCGTTCCGCGACGAGCGCCTCGTCGCCGACCTCGCGCTGGTCGATCCCGACCTGCTCGAGGGATGCCCGCCCGCGGTGGCTGCGTCGTGCGGGATGGACGCGCTCACCCAACTGCTCGAGTCGTTCGCGTCGACGAGAGCGTCGCCCGTCACCGATGCCCTGGCGTGGAGCGGGCTCGAGGCGCTCGAACTTTCCTTCCTGCGGTTCGTCGAACAGCAGAGTGAGGCCGGGGTGCGGCTCGGCATGGCCTATGCCGCGCTCGTCTCCGGTATGACGCTCTCGCACGCGGGGCTCGGCATCGCACATGGGCTCGCGTCGCCGCTCGGGGGTCTGTTCCCGATCCCGCACGGTACGGCCTGTGGCGCGGTCGTGGCGGCCGCGACCCGCGTGAACGTCGCCGCCCTGCGCGAGCGCGAGCCAGAGAGTCCGGCGCTCGCCAAGTACGCGCGCGTCGGGCGTCTGCTCGCCCGGGTGCCGTCGCTCGACGATCGCGCGGCAGCCGACGCGCTCGTTGCGACGCTGACCGGCTGGGCGCGCGCGATTGCGCTGCCGGGCCTCGGGGCCTTCGGCGTGACGCCCGGCGCGTATCCGGCCCTCGTGGCGGGGGCGCGCGCGGCAGCCAGCACGAGAACGAACCCGGTGGTGCTGACCGACGGCGAGATCGCTGCCATCCTCGCCGCCTCGCAGTGA
- a CDS encoding ATP-binding protein — MRGRQIPRDALVREVRTALRRSPIVSIIGPRQCGKSTLARQVATGRAHSFDLENPVDIARLDQPYTALAPLRGLVVIDEVQFRPELFPLLRVLADRQPLPARFLLLGSASPDLIRNASESLAGRVAFVPMGGFDVTEAARGGERAAIGRLWLRGGLPPAFLAASDEASRRWREDFVQTFLERDIRKFGVEVPPQALRRLWTMLAHYHGQVWNASELGRSLGESHTTIKRHLDILTGALMVRQLPPWFENLGKRQVKSPKVYLRDSGVLHALLGLSSFASLEAHPKIGASWEGFVIEQVLRRTGDRDAYSWATPSGAELDLLVFIEGRRIGFEVKYADAPRWTKSMAIARQDLRLDRLLVVYPGDRSYALREGVEVVAIHELRARLDGLLGRPRRRR; from the coding sequence ATGCGTGGTCGGCAGATTCCTCGCGACGCGCTGGTGCGAGAGGTCCGGACGGCGCTGCGACGCAGTCCAATCGTGTCGATCATCGGTCCGCGCCAGTGCGGCAAGAGCACGCTCGCCAGGCAGGTCGCGACAGGACGTGCCCACAGCTTCGACCTCGAGAACCCCGTCGACATCGCCCGGCTCGATCAGCCCTACACGGCTCTCGCTCCGCTGCGGGGTCTCGTGGTCATCGACGAGGTCCAGTTCCGGCCCGAGCTGTTCCCGCTCCTGAGGGTGCTCGCCGATCGGCAGCCGCTGCCCGCCCGCTTTCTGCTCCTCGGCAGCGCCTCGCCCGACCTGATCCGCAACGCCTCGGAGTCGCTCGCGGGCCGCGTCGCCTTCGTCCCGATGGGCGGATTCGACGTGACCGAGGCCGCCCGCGGGGGCGAGAGGGCGGCCATCGGCCGGCTGTGGCTGCGGGGCGGTTTGCCGCCGGCGTTTCTCGCCGCCTCGGACGAGGCCAGTCGGCGCTGGCGCGAGGACTTCGTCCAGACCTTCCTCGAGCGGGACATCCGCAAGTTCGGCGTCGAGGTGCCGCCCCAGGCCCTCCGCCGTCTGTGGACCATGCTGGCGCACTATCACGGACAGGTGTGGAACGCGTCCGAGCTGGGGCGGTCGCTCGGCGAGTCGCACACGACCATCAAGCGGCATCTCGACATCCTCACCGGCGCCCTCATGGTGCGGCAGCTGCCCCCGTGGTTCGAGAACCTTGGCAAGCGCCAGGTCAAGTCGCCAAAGGTCTACCTCCGCGACAGCGGCGTGCTGCACGCACTGCTCGGTCTGTCCTCGTTCGCATCTCTCGAAGCGCACCCGAAAATCGGGGCGTCCTGGGAGGGGTTCGTGATCGAGCAGGTCCTTCGGCGGACCGGAGACCGCGACGCGTACTCCTGGGCGACGCCGTCGGGCGCCGAACTCGATCTCCTGGTGTTCATCGAGGGACGTCGCATTGGATTCGAGGTGAAGTATGCCGACGCGCCGCGATGGACCAAGTCGATGGCGATCGCCCGGCAGGATCTGCGGCTCGACCGCCTGCTGGTTGTCTATCCCGGCGACCGGTCCTACGCCCTGCGCGAAGGGGTGGAAGTGGTGGCGATCCACGAGCTGCGCGCTCGCCTCGACGGCCTGCTCGGTCGCCCGCGCCGCCGCCGCTGA